From the Argentina anserina chromosome 3, drPotAnse1.1, whole genome shotgun sequence genome, the window agcttaccgggtttgtgtttacaatcccggtgcaccaattcgatggtgtaggagataattccgcaggtgttgattagaggagattgagtgacgactccggagactcaaAGTCGTTCGTAttctgcttgtggtgaggtttctagcaTGGATTTgagtgtgagaattggtgtggttttatttgtgaattttgtgagagatggtgaggattattacatttccaactAATGTAAtgctaaattataaatttgggttgtaataattggttttctgagttgtattgagaactcagtgatgatccgctgtgaacttaaatgatttcgatttcattgagattgtttttggtgttctaacgattttgaaattttgagtttttagacACGAAATTTCAGGGTCGTTACATATACTGAAAGGAAATCCGGTATACGTTTTCTTCTCATATTATAAACCTCCGTTGAAAATTTGGTGAGCAGAGTATATATTTTCAAGCCGTCAGTCATCCATGATCTATCTATATTTGATTTGGCTACCAATTGGAGAATGCTAGAGAAGAGATTCATGTCCAGATCGTGTTGGATCGTAAACCCTAGAAgttctatgtttttttttaactccAGTGATATAAGAGTAAATTAGGATTTTGCACGTTTAAAAAATACAGAGAGGTACAAATAGTAAATAGAGACCTGTGAATAGAACCACTCTTTAGTTTGATATTAGGCAACGGCCTTTCGTAAGGTAAGTGTTTCAAATAATGGACGTACTGCAAAACCGTGTTAGCTGCTTGTTTATATTTCTTCGATCTATTATTTGGAATATATAACTGTTGTCGATCTGTAATTCACCCATTATTGAAACAAGTTCGAGTCCAAGAAGTAGAAAATTGCTTGAAGATGATAATGGCCATCTGTAACAAGGACCCACGGAATTCTTATGGTAGTGTTTTGTTGACCTCTTGGTTGGTCAGTTTGGGATTATATAGTTAGCTAGGACAtcatttcatcatcatctgctGATTATTCATccatatataatcaaattcGATTCGATTTATATAGGGATGGATTGGGATGCTCAGTCGATAACcctcaatatatatttgtagtgATTTAATATAAAAGTCGGCTGATCAATTCTATGCATAAATTGAGTAGCTTGTTTGAATCTCAAACTATAGTAATCTATACCTCGATCTGTATGGCAAGTCTACATCAGTGTACATGTAACTGGTGTGCATGATATATTAGTAGTTTAGTACATTACCTTGTACTTATTTGAAAACGTATACATACGACAAATAATACTCAATAGATTACAATTCCATCTGGTTAATATATGTAGGATCCTTTTTATCTTGAAAGAATGGAAGTATTGCTCTAAATATAAAACTGGAAAGTGATAAGACACTAGAGTATCGAATACGTACCAAATTATATCACGCCTAGCTTAATTACCTAATTATGTATCCCTAACTGTGTGCGATTACGGATGATAATCGTACTATAATCGTTTGTGTACGTAGTTAAAACGTCTACAAAGTGATTCACTACCTCAGCAATTCTTCTACTAGCTAGGAGGTTCCAAACTCTTATATATCGACATAATTCACAAGAGTTTCATACTCAAACTCAAGTAACTGTAGTCCGGATAGTCGATGCGTCTCGATCGACAAGAAGCTATCTAATATCCGTTACGATTTACGAGAAAGTTGCATTTCCTAGATGTACCAACATATATACTTCTACAAGGTAAATGTCGGTTGTCACTAGATATATAGTtgtattttttccttttctaacGCCAACCTCATGGTAAATGTCGGTTGCCACTAGATATATAGTtgtatttttttccttttctaacGCCAACCTCATGGCTATAGTAATTACACATCCCAAAACCTACTCTTACATTTCACTTAAACCTAAGTATGCCTAATTAATTAGAAACATTGATTCTGTTTGTTCCATATATAGCTAGAGTTTCTCAATTCACACTGTAACAACCTGATGCGACTTAATATGATCGATAGTGGAATCATTTgttcaaaaatgaaaacaaacctAATGTTCCGTTCTTGTTTTAGCTTCTGCAACTCTAATGGCAACTCACCTACAAAAATACGACTTGACCGATTTAGGTTATTAACTGCAAGTGTTCCATCCTTCCATTCATACTTCGCTTCCTTTTAATTCTATTTTCCCATGAATAAGATTAGTCCAAACTTATTTGGTTCTCCTAGCAACAAGCAAATCTATTCAGCCTACAGGTTTCTTGCAACGAGGAAGTCGTCAAAGTTTGGCAAAAACCCATAAACGTTCAACTAGGCATCTTTATGCAGAAGGTCAAGCTATATAATAAATTATAGTTCGCATTATTCTCTACTAGTTATCTCTTCCAATCCCTACTCAATCTTTATGCCCTAATGCATATGCTTCCCTTCCCTGTAACCTCGACGTGGCTTCTTCATTGACATAAGGTCGGGTGGTGGTGTGGAATTCAGGTTTAGCTTTAAGCTTGCTTGGCTGATGCAGAAAGAAGCTGGAGATCCGTTTGTTCATTCTTTGATTCAGTTTTACTTGATCTTCAAGGTAATGTATGTCATATGACTTCTAtgttgtttttctttcctttgagttttttttttcctttgagTTCATATATGATCTTTTCATGGGTACACGCACTCAACTTCTTAGGACATTTATAATACTATTGCTCTTTGGAAATTGGATGTTGACAGTTTATATGCCATTTGGCCATTTGGGTTTCTGTAAACTACGTTAAACAATGATTATAAACCTTCCTAATCCTCATAAACTTAGAGCTTGATTGGTCAGTTTCTGGGGccagtaaatagtaaattagAGTCAAAGATAGCTGTGTTTAAACACAGCAGTGCCGAAAACGCAGGGGAAGCCCTTTCCTGAGGCGTCAAAGCCGGCTTAAAGTGGTGACTTGAGGGTGGAAATGTGAGATTTGTAGTGAAGTGAACAATAATCCCCACATTTTTGTTTCtcatttttccttttaataTAAGCGTTAAACCATGTGAGCTTTGATGCATTTTCCATGGGGCTGCTTCCTCTACACTTCTTGTGCTTTACCCTTTTCTTTTGTGTATGTATAAATCCACTCATTCGGTTAGCTCGTCAACCAAACCAGGACCTgtttaattagtttcaaatcCCTTTTTGGCTTTTGCTACCTCTCCTCCTTTTCATCGTGAACTTGACCGTCCAAACTCCAAAGACTAGCTTCTCCTAAACGTGTTTTCATTCCTGTGCTGCGTAGTTTCTGGTGAACTTCAAGTGTTCTACGTAATCCCCTGGCAGAGAATACATACTTTATATCATCTTCTACTTTGTTTCTAGAGATATCGATCACTACTCTTTAAACTTCATAGCTTTCTTCAGTTTGGTTTGTGGCTTTTGTATCTTTTGGTAAGTATCAAGCTTgaatatgcatgtatatatagtatataccATTGAAAAGTTTAATAGAAGTTCTGAACTGATGGATTGTAAATGTTAATTTCCTGCAGGTGTAACACTGATTTTGTAAACTTAAACATCATAGGATGGGACTCGATCGAAATACGAATACGAGAAGCAGGGATTACTTGGAGGGAATGCTGAGTGATTATGTTGGAGGAAAAGCCAAGGGGAAGCCTCAGAAAAGCACTTCTGCTAGGCTTGTCACAGCTCTCACTTGTCTCCAGTTTGCCTTTGCTGTTTATGCAACATTCCTTCTCTACTACATGAGCCCTTCTATCGATTTAAGAACCAAACCGGACTTCCAATGGGCTACCAAGATTGCACAGCAATGGAAGCAGTACATAATCCCACCCCACATCATTGGCCGATATCAAGACTCTGCTTCTCTTGTGAGATTGGCCGAAATCCAACCCCTCACTCCCTCCGAGGTTTGCGAGAACGAAAAGATTGATTTCGAGCAGAAGAAGTCCAGTGATGCTCAGATGATCAAGCTGAAGACAGAGCTTTATCATGAGGTGTTGGAGTTCCAAAGCAAAAACATTGGTACTGAAACTCTTGCTCAGCTGATGGCAATGAAGTCCAAGTGGGATTTGAAAGGTCCTAACAGACCAAAGGTCACAGTGATCTTGAACCACTTTAAGAGAAAAACACTTTGTGCTCAGCTTGATAACTTGCTCCAACAAACACTTCCTTTCCACCATGTTTGGGTTCTTTCATTTGGGAGTCCAAATGAGCTTTCTTTGAAGAGAATCGTCGACAGTTACAATGATTCAAGAATAAGCTTCATAAGTTCAAGCTATGATTTCAAGTATTATGGAAGGTTTCAGATGGCTTTGCAAACCGAAGCTGATCTTGTGTACATTGTTGATGATGACATGATTCCTGGGAAGAAAATGCTGCAGATTTTGTCACATGTAGCCGGAACCGAGAAGTACATGAACTCTGTTTTGGGCAGCATAGGAAGGATTTTGCCATTTAGACAAAAGGACTTCACTTTTCCAAGCTATAGAAAGTTCAGGTCTAAGGAGGCAGGACTATATTTACCTGACCCTGCCTATGATATCACTCTGGATAAAATTGTGCAGGTGGACTTTCTTTCCAGCTCTTGGTTCTTATCTGCAGAGCTGATTAAGACACTTTTCATTGAGACACCCTTCACATTTTCGACCGGCGAAGATCTGCACCTTAGGTATGTGTAAATTTTGATTGCAATCATTTACCTTCTGCATTTCTGATCATTTTTATCTGAATTGAGGCTTTCACCTTGAGCACCAAGTTACATAGTAAATGGGGTTTTACCCTGATAGTATAATAAGTTGTCGCAAGTATTTAAATCATAGGGGGTTTAGAATTGATTTTAATCTATTAGGTACACTAAAACTATGATTTGAATGCCTTGGGGGTTGGATAAATTCCGGGATCGCTTTACAAACTGTCTAGGGAACAACCTTGATCCTATATACTCGGAAACTCTTTAGACTTTGAAGTTCTAATTCTGTACTTAATCAGATTTATTTTCTGAAGTGAAGAGTTTGGTTGAAGGAATCTTGAACTTACACTAATAATGGGGTCAACTTTTCTCTAATACAGATAATCATAATACCCTTCTATTTATAATACCTATTCTCATGGCCTGTTTCcactattttgattttctacatccaCTTTTGTCTTAAGTACATAATCAAATTACTCTACAATATACATGCTCATTTTTCTGGATTAAGCAATAACCTGTTTCTTGGAAAGATGGTTCCCTTTTTAAGATTCCCTAAAGCATTAGGGGCTTCTTATTGTACATCATGGGTCAGAAGAACATTTAGGCCAACAGCAATAAGGATGTACATGAAAAGGACTTCACCAAccacagaaaaaaaatgattctTTGATTTAAGATTAATATATAGCCCTTCCGaaaacaaaatttcaagcttttcTTGCAAAACATTAGAAAATAGATCATATAAAGAGGAGAACTTAATATTAATCATGTCAAAAATATATTCATAGACTTTGGTATCAATTAGATATTAATTATACTATTATTAATAAGTTTCTAAGTTTCTAAGTGTCTAAATCTGTAATGATGTACCTTTCTTGATAAAATGCAGTTATCAGCTTCAAAAGTACAGAAATGCTGGCTCATTTGTTCTTCCAGTTGATCCGAAAGATAAGGAAACCTGGGGTGACAGTGAACATAGACTTGCTTATGTATCTGAAACCACTGTAATTTTCAAAGACATTGTTCAAGTCCGAGATGATCAATGGTGGAAAGCACTATCTACTGGTTATATCACTCAGTGGGCTGCAATGCATCCTCAAAAAATTGATGCCCTTTTCTATGCTCATTCTGTTGATGAAGTTAAGGCACTTGCACCTCTTCTGGAGAAATTCAGGTCTACTGTTGGAAAGAAAGCTTACATTGCCGTCTCTGGAGGAAATTTCTGCCCTTGTGAAGATGCAGCTTCTGCACTAAAGTGGCCTAAGGTGGTATGCAACGAGAGGAGGTTTAAAATCTTCGATTTGGCAGTGGGGGCTCTATCAGGGATATCAAACTCGGAGGTCGTAGTGCTACAAGGAGTCTATGCTAGCATGAAGGGATTGATAAAAATTCACAACCCGAGTGTGGTGATCACAGTGGCTGACATCGATCCTAATGTGAAGAAAACTTTGAAAATGGCAACAGAAACTAATGGGAATGGTACAACATTGGTTCTTTTACCAAGGCCTTCGGTATCAAAAGTTCTTTGGATGGCTGATCTACGGACAACAGCATTGCCAAGTAAAAATCCCAACTTTTATTTCTTTAGTTTTATTACTTTAACATAATTTCTAAAAAATTACTTGCAACTTTTGCTAACTAAACTACACTACAAAGAACATACCAAGCATCTGCTAACcaactaatttatgttttgcAGATTGGAACAGAATGCGAATTTCTATCAACATCATCACCCAAAACCGGGTGCAGTCCCTTACTAGACTTCTCAAATCCCTCAGTGATGCATACTATCTTGGGGACGAGGTACCTATCAGCTTCAACATGGACAGCAAAGTTGATGAAGCAACTATTAGATTAGTAAGCTCATTTGACTGGCCTCATGGCCCTAAAACTCTCAAGAGGAGGATCATACAAGGAGGGCTTATTCGAGCCGTCAGTGAGAGTTGG encodes:
- the LOC126786761 gene encoding uncharacterized protein LOC126786761; this translates as MGLDRNTNTRSRDYLEGMLSDYVGGKAKGKPQKSTSARLVTALTCLQFAFAVYATFLLYYMSPSIDLRTKPDFQWATKIAQQWKQYIIPPHIIGRYQDSASLVRLAEIQPLTPSEVCENEKIDFEQKKSSDAQMIKLKTELYHEVLEFQSKNIGTETLAQLMAMKSKWDLKGPNRPKVTVILNHFKRKTLCAQLDNLLQQTLPFHHVWVLSFGSPNELSLKRIVDSYNDSRISFISSSYDFKYYGRFQMALQTEADLVYIVDDDMIPGKKMLQILSHVAGTEKYMNSVLGSIGRILPFRQKDFTFPSYRKFRSKEAGLYLPDPAYDITLDKIVQVDFLSSSWFLSAELIKTLFIETPFTFSTGEDLHLSYQLQKYRNAGSFVLPVDPKDKETWGDSEHRLAYVSETTVIFKDIVQVRDDQWWKALSTGYITQWAAMHPQKIDALFYAHSVDEVKALAPLLEKFRSTVGKKAYIAVSGGNFCPCEDAASALKWPKVVCNERRFKIFDLAVGALSGISNSEVVVLQGVYASMKGLIKIHNPSVVITVADIDPNVKKTLKMATETNGNGTTLVLLPRPSVSKVLWMADLRTTALPNWNRMRISINIITQNRVQSLTRLLKSLSDAYYLGDEVPISFNMDSKVDEATIRLVSSFDWPHGPKTLKRRIIQGGLIRAVSESWYPSSDDDFGLLLEDDIEVSPYYYLWIKYALLAYHYDPQVSLPELSSISLYTPRIVEVVKERPKWNPTEFFKNIHPNTPYFHQLPCSWGAVFFPKQWREFYVYMNMRFTEDAKKNPVQIPKSRTNGWQASWKKFLIDMMYLRGYVSLYPNFPNQASFSTNHMEPGAHISAKDNVVKHDKSDFEVPMLKEDFRNFLPGGKLPPASRLPSLNLFNMPVSLKGLKAAGAKLGQDVIGCNNATEIVMVDHQTGLPARCGRF